The following are from one region of the Paenibacillus bovis genome:
- a CDS encoding histidine phosphatase family protein: MKTIGLVRHFKVNKEFPIRQMVTVRELVTWLEEYDVADIEEGQTDLLGLNWEKCFASDLPRALKTAQYIYPGEIIIMPELREITPPTFQTELRFPFIGWAVFARIAPLLSRRYKRMVAETEARIDRALDVILSSDAEHVLVVSHWALMLYMRKQLIKRGFTGPRMRMVENGKLHIFRDAEAQAALRRMPR, encoded by the coding sequence ATGAAGACTATAGGGCTTGTCCGCCATTTCAAAGTGAATAAGGAATTCCCCATTCGGCAGATGGTGACGGTTCGCGAGCTGGTCACCTGGCTGGAAGAGTATGATGTTGCCGACATCGAGGAAGGTCAGACGGATCTGCTGGGCCTGAATTGGGAGAAATGTTTTGCCAGTGATCTGCCCAGAGCGCTCAAAACAGCTCAGTATATTTACCCCGGAGAAATTATTATTATGCCCGAACTGCGAGAGATTACACCGCCTACCTTTCAGACCGAGCTGCGTTTTCCGTTTATTGGCTGGGCTGTGTTTGCCCGGATCGCTCCTCTACTGAGTCGGCGCTATAAACGCATGGTCGCCGAGACGGAAGCACGAATCGACCGTGCGCTGGATGTTATCCTGTCTTCGGATGCCGAGCATGTGCTGGTAGTCAGTCACTGGGCGCTGATGCTATATATGCGCAAGCAGCTGATCAAGCGTGGATTCACCGGACCGCGGATGCGAATGGTGGAGAATGGCAAACTGCATATTTTCCGGGATGCCGAAGCTCAGGCTGCTTTACGCCGGATGCCACGTTAA